One region of Bradyrhizobium betae genomic DNA includes:
- the pdhA gene encoding pyruvate dehydrogenase (acetyl-transferring) E1 component subunit alpha, whose protein sequence is MAAPKKAAASTPQDKTNGGSPPEFTREQELKALRDMLLIRRFEEKAGQLYGMGAIGGFCHLYIGQEAVVVGMQMALKQGDQVITGYRDHGHMLATGMEANGVMAELTGRRGGYSKGKGGSMHMFSKEKHFYGGHGIVGAQVSLGTGLAFANNYRGNDNVSVTYFGDGAANQGQVYESFNMAELWKLPVIYVIENNRYAMGTAVSRASAQQDFSKRGASFNIPGLQVDGMDVRAVKAAGDEAAAWCRGGNGPMILEMQTYRYRGHSMSDPAKYRTREEVEKVRHDQDPIEQVRNRLLAAKVSEADLKAIDAEVRDIVNASADFAQHDPEPDAAELWTDIYR, encoded by the coding sequence ATGGCCGCACCCAAGAAAGCCGCCGCAAGCACTCCACAAGACAAGACCAACGGCGGTTCGCCTCCGGAATTCACCAGGGAGCAGGAGCTCAAGGCGCTCCGCGACATGCTCCTGATCCGGCGGTTCGAGGAAAAGGCCGGCCAGCTCTACGGCATGGGCGCGATCGGCGGCTTCTGCCATCTGTATATCGGCCAGGAGGCCGTGGTGGTCGGCATGCAGATGGCCCTGAAGCAGGGCGATCAGGTCATCACCGGCTATCGCGATCACGGCCATATGCTTGCCACCGGCATGGAGGCCAACGGCGTCATGGCCGAGCTCACGGGCCGCCGCGGCGGCTATTCCAAGGGCAAGGGCGGCTCCATGCACATGTTCAGCAAGGAGAAGCACTTCTACGGCGGCCACGGCATCGTCGGCGCCCAGGTCTCGCTCGGCACTGGTCTCGCCTTCGCCAACAATTATCGCGGCAACGACAATGTCAGCGTCACCTATTTCGGCGATGGCGCGGCCAACCAGGGCCAGGTCTATGAGAGCTTCAACATGGCGGAGCTCTGGAAGCTGCCGGTGATCTACGTGATCGAGAACAACCGCTACGCCATGGGCACCGCGGTCTCGCGCGCCTCGGCGCAGCAGGATTTCTCCAAGCGCGGTGCGTCCTTCAACATCCCCGGCCTGCAGGTCGACGGCATGGACGTGCGCGCCGTGAAGGCCGCCGGCGACGAAGCCGCGGCCTGGTGCCGCGGTGGCAACGGGCCGATGATCCTGGAAATGCAGACCTACCGCTATCGCGGCCACTCGATGTCCGACCCTGCAAAATACCGCACGCGCGAGGAGGTCGAGAAGGTCCGCCACGACCAGGATCCGATCGAGCAGGTGCGCAATCGCCTGCTGGCGGCCAAGGTCAGCGAGGCCGATCTCAAGGCGATCGACGCCGAGGTGCGCGACATCGTCAACGCGTCTGCCGACTTTGCCCAGCATGATCCCGAGCCGGATGCCGCCGAGCTCTGGACCGACATTTACCGCTGA
- a CDS encoding pyruvate dehydrogenase complex dihydrolipoamide acetyltransferase, which produces MPINILMPALSPTMEKGNLAKWLKKEGDKVKSGDVIAEIETDKATMEVEAIDEGTIAKILVPEGTQDVPVNDVIAVLAGEGEDVKAAGSAKPSASAAPPKATEKAAEAPAAAPAPAAAPAAPKAAPPPAAAAPQAAAPAAQSNGHGGRVFSSPLARRLAKDAGIDVSMVSGTGPHGRVVARDVEQAKSGKGLKAPAAAPSGGAPSIAPTMSDKQILSLFEPGSYEIIPHDGMRRTIAQRLTASIQNVPHFYLTIDCDIGKLLAAREEINAAAPKDKEKKPLYKISVNDFVIKAMAVALQKIPNCNVSWTESGMVKHHHSDVGVAVAMPGGLITPIIRKAETKTLSTISNEMKDFAARARSRKLKPEEYQGGTTAVSNLGMYGISHFTAVINPPHATILAVGTSEERPVVRGGKIEIAHMMSVTLSCDHRAIDGALGAELIGAFKQLIENPVMMMV; this is translated from the coding sequence ATGCCCATCAACATCCTGATGCCCGCTCTCTCGCCGACGATGGAGAAGGGCAACCTCGCCAAGTGGCTGAAGAAGGAAGGCGACAAGGTCAAATCCGGCGACGTCATCGCCGAGATCGAGACCGACAAGGCGACCATGGAGGTCGAGGCCATCGACGAGGGCACGATCGCCAAAATCCTCGTACCCGAGGGCACGCAGGACGTCCCGGTCAACGACGTGATCGCGGTGCTCGCCGGCGAGGGCGAGGACGTGAAGGCCGCAGGTAGCGCGAAACCCAGCGCGTCGGCTGCACCGCCGAAAGCCACCGAGAAAGCTGCAGAGGCTCCCGCTGCCGCGCCGGCTCCGGCCGCTGCGCCTGCCGCCCCCAAGGCTGCACCGCCGCCCGCTGCTGCGGCACCGCAGGCCGCTGCTCCCGCCGCGCAGAGCAACGGCCATGGCGGCCGCGTGTTCTCGTCGCCGCTCGCCCGCCGTCTCGCCAAGGACGCCGGCATCGACGTGTCGATGGTGTCAGGCACGGGCCCGCACGGCCGCGTGGTCGCCCGCGACGTCGAGCAGGCCAAGTCCGGCAAGGGCCTCAAGGCGCCCGCGGCGGCACCGTCCGGCGGTGCGCCCTCGATCGCGCCGACCATGTCGGACAAGCAGATCCTGTCGCTGTTCGAGCCAGGTTCCTACGAGATCATCCCCCACGACGGCATGCGCCGGACCATTGCGCAGCGCCTGACCGCGTCGATCCAGAACGTCCCGCACTTCTACCTCACCATCGACTGCGACATCGGCAAGCTGCTCGCCGCGCGCGAGGAGATCAACGCCGCTGCACCGAAGGACAAGGAGAAGAAGCCGCTCTACAAGATCTCGGTCAACGACTTCGTCATCAAGGCGATGGCGGTGGCGCTGCAGAAGATCCCGAACTGCAACGTCAGCTGGACCGAAAGCGGCATGGTCAAGCATCACCATTCCGACGTCGGTGTTGCCGTGGCGATGCCCGGCGGCCTGATCACGCCGATCATCCGCAAGGCCGAGACCAAGACGCTCTCGACCATCTCCAACGAGATGAAGGATTTTGCCGCGCGCGCGCGTTCCCGCAAATTGAAGCCTGAGGAATACCAGGGCGGCACCACCGCCGTCTCGAACCTCGGCATGTACGGCATCAGCCATTTCACCGCCGTGATCAACCCGCCGCATGCAACCATCCTGGCGGTCGGTACCAGCGAGGAGCGTCCCGTCGTGCGCGGCGGCAAGATCGAGATCGCGCACATGATGAGCGTGACCCTGTCCTGCGATCACCGCGCCATCGACGGCGCGCTCGGCGCCGAGCTGATCGGCGCCTTCAAGCAGCTGATCGAAAATCCCGTCATGATGATGGTGTGA
- a CDS encoding DUF5076 domain-containing protein, producing the protein MAGPKEQPLPPDVLARDDAVEILRVFVLDGGLSMAFQRAFEEPDMWGLLLVDLARHAARAYARESEYTEEDAMNRILEMFQAEIERPTDTGTTTPRGKGH; encoded by the coding sequence ATGGCGGGCCCGAAGGAGCAGCCATTGCCGCCCGACGTCCTCGCCCGCGATGACGCGGTCGAGATCCTGCGCGTCTTCGTGCTGGACGGCGGGCTGTCGATGGCGTTCCAGCGCGCCTTCGAGGAACCCGACATGTGGGGCCTGCTGCTGGTCGATCTCGCCCGCCACGCCGCGCGCGCCTATGCGCGTGAGAGCGAGTATACCGAGGAAGACGCCATGAACCGGATCCTGGAGATGTTCCAGGCCGAGATCGAGCGTCCCACGGACACCGGCACGACGACACCGCGCGGGAAGGGACACTGA
- a CDS encoding nucleoside deaminase, with amino-acid sequence MAIEAHHFDFMLEAIREAEASIAQGGLPIGAVLTRDDKIIARGHNNRVQENNVILHGEMSCLREAGAISFHDTIMYTTLSPCSMCAGALALFKVKLVVIGESVTFEGSKDILDKFGIPWIDLADDRSITMMKNWRSIPANERLWQGDIGN; translated from the coding sequence GTGGCGATCGAAGCCCACCATTTCGATTTCATGCTGGAGGCGATCCGCGAGGCGGAGGCCTCGATCGCGCAAGGCGGCCTGCCGATCGGCGCCGTGCTGACGCGCGACGACAAGATCATCGCCCGCGGCCACAACAACCGCGTGCAGGAGAACAACGTGATCCTGCATGGCGAGATGAGCTGCCTGCGCGAGGCCGGCGCGATCTCGTTTCACGACACAATCATGTACACCACGCTGTCGCCATGCTCGATGTGTGCCGGCGCGCTCGCTCTGTTCAAGGTCAAGCTGGTGGTGATCGGGGAATCCGTCACCTTCGAGGGATCCAAGGACATTCTCGACAAGTTCGGCATCCCCTGGATCGATCTTGCCGACGACCGCTCCATCACCATGATGAAGAACTGGCGTTCCATCCCGGCCAATGAGCGCCTGTGGCAAGGCGACATCGGCAACTAA
- a CDS encoding pyruvate dehydrogenase complex E1 component subunit beta, protein MPIQVLMPALSPTMEKGNLSKWLKKEGETIKSGDVIAEIETDKATMEVEATDEGTLGKILIPEGTADVAVNTPIATILADGESAADLAKAPAPAKPAAEAAPPAAARAEAPAPKAAAAPQAVAEPDPEVPAGTEMVTQTIREALRDAMAEEMRRDADVFVMGEEVAEYQGAYKVTQGLLQEFGPKRVIDTPITEHGFAGVGVGAAMTGLKPIVEFMTFNFAMQAIDQIINSAAKTLYMSGGQMGCSIVFRGPNGAAARVAAQHSQDYSAWYSSVPGLKVVAPFSAADYKGLLKAAIRDPNPVIFLENEVLYGHTGEVPKLDDFVIPIGKARIARSGSHVTIISWSNGMTYALKAADELAKDGIEAEVIDLRTLRPMDTETIIASVKKTGRAVTVEEGWAQSGVGAEIAARIMENAFDYLDAPVTRVSGKDVPMPYAANLEKLALPSVAEVVEAAKAVCYR, encoded by the coding sequence ATGCCAATTCAAGTGCTGATGCCCGCGTTGTCGCCCACGATGGAAAAGGGCAACCTTTCCAAATGGCTGAAAAAAGAAGGCGAGACGATCAAGTCGGGCGATGTGATCGCCGAGATCGAGACCGACAAGGCGACCATGGAGGTCGAGGCGACCGATGAGGGCACGCTCGGCAAGATCCTGATCCCCGAAGGCACCGCCGACGTCGCCGTGAACACGCCGATCGCGACCATTCTCGCCGATGGCGAGAGCGCCGCCGATCTCGCCAAGGCGCCTGCGCCGGCGAAGCCGGCAGCTGAAGCAGCTCCGCCCGCCGCTGCAAGGGCCGAAGCGCCTGCGCCCAAGGCCGCTGCGGCACCGCAGGCCGTTGCTGAACCCGATCCGGAAGTGCCCGCCGGCACCGAGATGGTGACGCAGACCATCCGCGAAGCGCTGCGCGACGCCATGGCCGAAGAGATGCGCCGCGACGCGGATGTCTTCGTGATGGGCGAGGAAGTCGCCGAATATCAGGGCGCCTACAAGGTCACGCAGGGCCTGCTGCAGGAATTCGGACCCAAGCGCGTGATCGACACGCCGATCACCGAGCACGGCTTTGCCGGCGTCGGCGTCGGCGCCGCCATGACGGGCCTGAAGCCGATCGTCGAGTTCATGACCTTCAACTTCGCCATGCAGGCGATCGACCAGATCATCAACTCCGCGGCCAAGACGCTCTACATGTCCGGCGGCCAGATGGGCTGCTCGATCGTGTTCCGCGGGCCCAACGGCGCCGCCGCCCGCGTCGCCGCCCAGCACAGCCAGGACTACTCGGCCTGGTACTCGAGCGTTCCGGGCCTCAAGGTCGTCGCACCGTTCTCGGCTGCCGATTACAAGGGCCTGCTCAAGGCTGCGATCCGCGATCCCAATCCGGTGATCTTCCTCGAGAACGAGGTGCTCTACGGTCACACCGGCGAGGTGCCCAAGCTCGACGATTTCGTGATTCCGATCGGCAAGGCGCGCATCGCGCGCAGCGGCAGCCACGTCACGATCATCTCCTGGTCGAACGGCATGACCTACGCGCTGAAGGCGGCCGACGAGCTCGCCAAGGACGGCATAGAGGCCGAGGTGATCGACCTGCGCACGCTGCGACCGATGGACACCGAAACCATCATCGCCTCGGTCAAGAAGACCGGGCGCGCCGTCACGGTGGAAGAGGGCTGGGCCCAGAGCGGTGTCGGCGCCGAGATCGCCGCGCGCATCATGGAGAACGCCTTCGACTATCTGGACGCGCCTGTCACGCGCGTCTCGGGCAAGGACGTGCCGATGCCCTATGCCGCGAACCTGGAGAAGCTCGCGCTGCCCTCCGTGGCCGAAGTGGTCGAAGCCGCCAAAGCCGTCTGCTACAGGTAG